From the genome of Clostridium sp. BNL1100, one region includes:
- a CDS encoding LamG domain-containing protein, translating to MIKMRILSCLLITSIVAGLFSFIPANKANADAGLMLWYRFNEGTGTKVADSSGNGRDGILNGNCSWITTQNGSGAVALDGSSGYIKMPNGLLSGLTETTVSARVFVDPSNVNPSWVFNFGTTTDSKSDVNAHYFGFLLESGAYRVMLAKAHWTDEQNTKVNSTFSTGVWKYITYTQKETLGTLYVDGVKVAENTNVVYTPKDIESTVANFIGRAPYTADNYFKGKVADFRLYNRALSATEVVELSNGGAADIVAMDKAALTLEDLSQVTSKINLPTAGVNGSTITWVSSDTSLVSSTGYVTRPKYP from the coding sequence ATGATTAAAATGCGTATTTTGTCGTGTTTGCTAATTACTTCAATTGTTGCAGGACTATTTTCATTTATACCTGCAAATAAGGCAAATGCTGACGCAGGTTTGATGCTTTGGTACAGGTTTAACGAGGGAACCGGAACAAAAGTTGCCGATTCCTCCGGTAACGGCAGGGATGGTATTTTGAATGGTAATTGCAGTTGGATAACGACTCAGAATGGATCGGGTGCAGTTGCATTGGATGGAAGTTCAGGGTATATAAAGATGCCTAATGGCCTTCTGTCAGGTCTGACAGAGACTACTGTAAGCGCCAGGGTGTTTGTTGATCCGTCAAATGTCAACCCGTCCTGGGTATTTAATTTCGGTACGACGACAGATTCAAAAAGTGATGTAAATGCACATTATTTTGGTTTTCTACTGGAATCAGGAGCATACAGGGTTATGCTAGCAAAAGCTCACTGGACTGACGAACAAAACACTAAGGTCAACTCGACATTTAGTACTGGGGTGTGGAAGTACATTACATATACTCAAAAAGAGACTTTAGGTACACTTTATGTAGATGGGGTGAAGGTTGCTGAAAACACAAATGTCGTATATACTCCCAAAGATATTGAGTCTACGGTAGCGAATTTTATTGGAAGAGCACCATATACTGCTGATAATTACTTCAAAGGCAAGGTTGCAGATTTCCGTCTATACAACAGGGCACTCAGCGCCACAGAGGTAGTAGAATTAAGTAACGGAGGCGCAGCTGATATTGTTGCAATGGACAAAGCAGCACTAACCCTTGAAGATTTGAGTCAGGTAACTTCTAAAATCAACTTGCCAACGGCAGGCGTAAATGGCAGTACGATTACCTGGGTGTCATCCGACACAAGTCTTGTTTCTTCAACCGGGTATGTAACTCGTCCTAAATACCCGTAG
- the dhaL gene encoding dihydroxyacetone kinase subunit DhaL, with the protein MSSFKNSGASSVVYNVINTIIDNWTYLSEVDGLIGDGDHGVNMNKGFTMTKNKLGGKEVSLSEGFNVLGKTLILEIGGSMGPLYGTFFMEFSKACKDVEDIDKEAFRATLEGALKGMQAFDKAKVGDKTLMDTLVPAIEGYKAALAEGKDFKAALENMKVEAEKGKESTRDMVAKIGRAARLGERSRGVLDAGATSCNLILKSMAEAIIELL; encoded by the coding sequence ATGAGCAGCTTTAAAAATTCAGGAGCATCTTCAGTAGTATATAATGTGATAAACACAATTATTGATAATTGGACTTACTTAAGTGAAGTTGACGGATTAATAGGTGACGGAGACCATGGAGTTAATATGAACAAGGGCTTCACCATGACAAAAAATAAGCTTGGAGGTAAGGAAGTCAGTTTATCGGAAGGGTTTAATGTACTGGGCAAAACATTGATACTGGAAATTGGCGGTTCTATGGGCCCTCTTTACGGAACCTTCTTTATGGAGTTTTCCAAAGCATGTAAAGATGTTGAAGATATAGACAAGGAGGCTTTCAGAGCAACCTTAGAAGGTGCACTAAAAGGCATGCAGGCTTTTGACAAAGCAAAGGTTGGTGACAAAACTCTAATGGATACTCTGGTTCCGGCAATTGAAGGTTACAAGGCGGCTTTGGCGGAAGGAAAGGATTTTAAAGCTGCACTGGAGAACATGAAGGTCGAAGCTGAAAAGGGTAAGGAATCTACACGGGATATGGTGGCGAAAATAGGTAGAGCGGCAAGACTTGGGGAAAGGTCAAGAGGAGTTCTTGATGCAGGTGCAACTTCATGTAACCTTATCCTGAAATCAATGGCAGAAGCTATTATTGAATTATTGTAA
- a CDS encoding dihydroxyacetone kinase subunit DhaK has product MQRIINDPFNCVEDMLEGFLKTHSDIVVKTDNPRTIKYKNAPVPGKVGVVTGGGSGHKPAFIGYCGKNMVDAVAVGEIFASPTAKAFLDAMREADSGNGVACLYGNYAGDNMNVKMATAFAEEEGITVKTVVANDDVASAPKTEKEKRRGVAGEILMWKVGGAKAAKGGTLDEVITAAQKAIDNTRSVGIGLTSCTIPAVGHSNFKIEPGTMEVGIGHHGEPGISVSALKTADEMAQEMLDIILPDYPFVAGDEVVALVSGLGATPIMELYILYNKVEEILTEKGIKVYRSYVGNYFTSLEMMGATLTLMKVDEELKELVDEEVNTVGMKQFK; this is encoded by the coding sequence ATGCAAAGAATTATTAATGATCCATTCAATTGTGTAGAAGATATGTTGGAAGGTTTTTTAAAGACTCACTCTGATATAGTTGTTAAAACAGACAATCCAAGAACAATTAAATATAAAAACGCTCCTGTTCCCGGAAAAGTCGGTGTTGTTACCGGCGGAGGGTCAGGGCATAAACCGGCATTTATCGGTTATTGCGGAAAAAATATGGTGGACGCTGTTGCAGTAGGTGAGATATTTGCATCACCCACAGCAAAAGCATTTCTGGATGCTATGAGAGAAGCAGATTCGGGAAATGGTGTGGCATGTCTCTACGGAAACTACGCCGGAGACAATATGAATGTCAAAATGGCTACAGCCTTTGCGGAAGAAGAAGGAATAACAGTTAAAACTGTTGTAGCTAATGACGATGTTGCTTCTGCACCTAAAACTGAGAAGGAAAAAAGGCGTGGTGTTGCAGGCGAAATATTAATGTGGAAGGTTGGAGGAGCTAAAGCTGCTAAGGGCGGAACTCTTGATGAAGTAATAACTGCTGCACAAAAAGCCATAGATAATACAAGAAGTGTTGGTATCGGTCTTACCTCATGTACAATACCAGCAGTGGGACATTCAAACTTCAAGATTGAGCCGGGAACAATGGAGGTTGGCATTGGTCATCACGGTGAACCCGGAATATCAGTTTCAGCACTTAAGACAGCTGATGAGATGGCTCAGGAAATGCTTGATATTATTCTCCCTGATTATCCTTTTGTTGCCGGGGATGAGGTTGTGGCTCTAGTTTCAGGATTAGGTGCTACTCCTATAATGGAATTATATATCCTTTACAACAAAGTTGAAGAAATACTTACAGAAAAGGGTATCAAAGTATACAGATCCTATGTGGGCAACTACTTTACTTCTCTTGAAATGATGGGTGCTACCCTAACACTGATGAAAGTTGATGAAGAATTAAAGGAACTGGTAGACGAAGAAGTAAATACAGTTGGAATGAAGCAGTTTAAATAA
- the rpiB gene encoding ribose 5-phosphate isomerase B, with protein MSIAIGCDEAGFQFKEVIKKLLIEKGLDVEDFGVYSTDPVLYPDIAVAVARSIAEGKHERGILICGTGIGMAIAANKVPGIRAAVCHDSFSTERSRKSNNAQIMTLGARVIGIELAKQLVNLWLGCEFDGGGSEAKVNKISEYENEFYKSCR; from the coding sequence ATGTCAATAGCTATAGGATGTGATGAAGCAGGATTTCAATTTAAGGAAGTAATAAAGAAGCTATTAATAGAAAAAGGGTTGGACGTTGAAGATTTTGGAGTATATAGTACCGACCCTGTTCTATACCCTGATATTGCTGTTGCCGTTGCCAGGTCAATAGCTGAAGGAAAACATGAAAGAGGAATTTTGATTTGCGGAACGGGGATAGGAATGGCCATTGCTGCCAATAAAGTTCCCGGAATCAGAGCGGCCGTTTGTCATGATTCTTTCTCAACTGAACGTTCCAGAAAGAGCAACAATGCACAGATTATGACCCTTGGAGCACGTGTAATAGGAATTGAGCTTGCAAAGCAGCTGGTCAATTTATGGCTGGGATGTGAATTTGACGGCGGTGGTTCAGAGGCAAAAGTTAATAAAATATCAGAATATGAAAATGAATTTTATAAAAGCTGCAGATAA
- a CDS encoding GolD/DthD family dehydrogenase: MLEYCGADLNFSLQGKTAIITGGAAGIGLATAHFFTGKGVNCVLADLNPEADKIAHELGENCIGVSGDITNADYRQSVIDAAVKRFGSVDILVNCAGIVALDSAETLDDNMWDKTISINLTASFKMAQAVGKYMIDAGKKGSIVNMASQAGVIALDKHVAYCASKGGIIAMTKVMAYEWGKYGIRVNAVSPTVVLTDLGKKAWEGPVGDAFKKEMPSERFAEPDEIAGTIAFLCSGAAGMITGHNLLIDGGFTIK; this comes from the coding sequence ATGTTGGAATACTGCGGAGCAGATTTGAATTTCTCGTTGCAAGGCAAAACAGCAATAATCACAGGAGGTGCAGCAGGAATAGGACTGGCTACTGCACACTTTTTTACAGGAAAAGGTGTTAATTGTGTTTTAGCAGATCTAAATCCTGAAGCAGATAAAATAGCACATGAGCTGGGTGAAAATTGCATAGGTGTTTCCGGTGATATAACAAATGCGGATTACAGACAATCTGTTATTGATGCAGCAGTAAAGAGATTCGGAAGTGTTGATATTCTTGTAAACTGTGCAGGAATAGTAGCATTGGATAGTGCTGAAACTTTAGATGATAATATGTGGGATAAGACAATAAGCATAAACCTGACAGCCTCCTTCAAGATGGCTCAGGCGGTTGGTAAATATATGATTGATGCAGGTAAAAAGGGCTCTATAGTTAATATGGCATCACAAGCAGGTGTTATTGCACTTGACAAACATGTTGCCTATTGTGCCAGCAAGGGCGGAATTATTGCAATGACAAAGGTAATGGCATATGAATGGGGCAAGTACGGTATCAGAGTTAACGCAGTTTCACCTACGGTAGTGCTTACCGACTTGGGTAAAAAAGCATGGGAAGGCCCCGTTGGAGATGCATTTAAAAAGGAAATGCCTTCGGAACGTTTTGCAGAACCCGATGAAATTGCCGGTACGATAGCATTTCTCTGTAGTGGTGCAGCAGGTATGATTACGGGACACAACCTGCTTATTGATGGAGGCTTTACTATAAAATAG
- a CDS encoding substrate-binding domain-containing protein — MKTMKRLVAMLVAAIMLISFAACSSDNGKKSEETKSSDTTTATQSSKPADKKIVVGMTLYSLKNEFTVRLSNAAKKKAAELGVELKIYDGNYDPNTQINQVETMISDGVNAIILNPQDAKACAVAVDKAAAANIPVIGVNTRVDSEKLTSYVGSKDVYAGELEMQAIADKLGGKGNIVILDGPLGQSAQLERSEGIQNVLKKYPDIKVLAEKTANWSRSEAMTVMENWLQAFDKIDAVVGENDEMALGARKAIEAKKLDIPTIGVDGITDALDAVEKGTLIASIFQDGAGQGSKALEIAVAKAKGENVDKEYWIDFEPVTKDNVAEFKQRAQ; from the coding sequence ATGAAAACAATGAAAAGACTCGTAGCAATGCTAGTAGCTGCAATAATGCTAATCTCTTTCGCAGCTTGTTCTTCTGACAATGGTAAAAAATCTGAAGAAACTAAGTCTTCAGACACAACTACGGCAACTCAATCAAGCAAGCCAGCTGACAAAAAAATTGTTGTTGGAATGACACTGTACAGTCTGAAAAATGAATTCACAGTCCGCCTTTCAAATGCTGCAAAGAAGAAAGCAGCAGAATTGGGAGTGGAACTCAAGATTTATGATGGTAACTATGATCCAAACACACAAATAAACCAGGTTGAAACAATGATTTCTGACGGTGTGAACGCTATTATCCTAAACCCTCAGGATGCAAAAGCCTGTGCGGTTGCGGTTGATAAGGCAGCAGCAGCGAATATACCGGTAATCGGAGTCAACACCCGTGTTGACAGTGAAAAACTCACTAGCTACGTTGGCTCAAAGGACGTATATGCAGGTGAATTGGAAATGCAGGCAATTGCCGATAAGCTCGGTGGAAAGGGCAACATTGTTATACTTGACGGTCCTCTCGGACAATCAGCACAGTTGGAACGCAGCGAGGGAATCCAAAATGTACTTAAGAAATATCCTGATATCAAGGTTCTGGCAGAAAAAACAGCTAACTGGTCACGTTCAGAAGCTATGACAGTTATGGAAAACTGGTTGCAGGCTTTTGACAAGATAGATGCTGTTGTTGGTGAAAATGATGAGATGGCACTTGGAGCAAGAAAAGCAATTGAAGCTAAGAAACTGGATATCCCTACAATCGGTGTTGATGGTATAACAGATGCTTTGGATGCTGTAGAAAAAGGGACATTAATTGCATCTATATTCCAGGATGGTGCAGGACAGGGAAGTAAAGCATTGGAAATTGCTGTTGCTAAGGCGAAAGGCGAAAATGTTGACAAAGAATACTGGATTGATTTTGAACCCGTAACAAAGGACAACGTAGCAGAATTCAAGCAAAGAGCACAATAA
- a CDS encoding ABC transporter permease, whose protein sequence is MENIKNYRKMTAGQFFEKFATLIGLFLVILIFALLKPKFLDVNNVFNLLRQASINGLLALGMTFVVLTGGIDLSVGSILGASGIFAALVAQNQSIPWFVAVLVGLGVGFILGSLNGIVISWLKVPAFVATLGMLSVARGITYLASNAQPVPGLSEGFLKIGGGNVGIIPIPVIILAVVFIICSVLIYKAKYGRYIFGVGGNAKAARLSGINVKKIKWSAYMIAGVLAGLAGVVLTSRVSSGLAMAGQNYETDAIAAVVMGGTSLAGGRGRLWGTLVGVLIIAALNNGLDMMAVSSYWQLIIKGLIIIAAVMMDSLNSSND, encoded by the coding sequence ATGGAGAATATAAAAAATTACAGAAAAATGACTGCAGGTCAGTTTTTTGAGAAATTTGCAACATTGATTGGACTGTTTTTGGTTATATTGATTTTTGCTTTATTAAAACCAAAATTCCTTGATGTAAACAATGTTTTTAATCTGTTACGGCAGGCATCCATTAATGGTTTACTTGCCCTTGGAATGACCTTTGTAGTATTAACAGGAGGAATTGATCTCTCCGTGGGTTCAATATTGGGTGCATCCGGTATATTTGCAGCACTGGTTGCCCAAAATCAAAGTATTCCCTGGTTTGTAGCAGTTTTGGTTGGATTAGGTGTAGGGTTTATACTAGGAAGTTTGAACGGAATAGTAATCTCGTGGCTTAAGGTTCCCGCTTTTGTTGCTACATTGGGTATGTTAAGCGTCGCCAGAGGAATTACTTATCTGGCCAGCAATGCACAGCCGGTACCGGGGTTAAGTGAAGGATTCCTGAAAATTGGCGGAGGAAATGTTGGAATTATACCAATCCCAGTTATTATCCTTGCAGTAGTATTCATAATTTGCAGTGTTCTTATATACAAGGCTAAATACGGAAGATACATTTTTGGTGTAGGCGGAAATGCCAAAGCTGCCCGTCTATCAGGTATTAACGTTAAGAAGATCAAGTGGTCGGCATATATGATAGCAGGTGTCTTGGCAGGACTGGCAGGTGTAGTATTGACCTCCCGTGTATCTTCAGGTTTGGCAATGGCAGGACAAAACTATGAGACTGACGCTATTGCGGCAGTTGTAATGGGCGGAACCAGCCTGGCAGGCGGTAGAGGAAGACTATGGGGAACTCTTGTCGGAGTTCTTATAATAGCAGCTTTAAATAATGGCTTGGATATGATGGCAGTATCATCCTACTGGCAGTTAATTATTAAAGGTTTGATAATTATTGCGGCTGTTATGATGGATAGCTTGAACAGTTCTAATGATTAA